In Leptolyngbya sp. 'hensonii', the following are encoded in one genomic region:
- a CDS encoding tetratricopeptide repeat protein, whose translation MDIGGSLPVLYLSLLLVLLSAAAFFIVRQAIQTRKIEGTLSRLEGKLAKEKGTAQEYYELGGIYLQKKLFSQAVKQFERALKAPTLETVESAPIYNALGFAYFAQEQYDIAIRQYKEALKIKPEYVTALNNLGHAYERKQLIPSAIETYEQVLNLEPQNGVAKRRLEALQKRLVPSS comes from the coding sequence ATGGACATTGGTGGCTCATTACCGGTTCTCTATCTCTCGCTCTTGTTAGTTTTGCTCAGTGCGGCAGCTTTTTTTATCGTGCGGCAGGCGATTCAAACCCGAAAAATTGAAGGAACGCTCTCCCGCTTAGAGGGGAAATTAGCAAAGGAAAAGGGAACAGCTCAGGAATACTATGAACTGGGTGGAATCTATCTGCAGAAGAAATTGTTCAGTCAGGCGGTGAAACAGTTTGAAAGGGCACTTAAAGCTCCTACTTTAGAGACCGTTGAAAGTGCACCGATCTACAATGCCCTGGGATTCGCCTACTTTGCCCAAGAGCAGTACGATATCGCCATTCGGCAATATAAAGAAGCCTTGAAGATTAAACCAGAGTATGTAACCGCTTTGAATAATCTGGGGCATGCCTATGAACGGAAGCAATTGATCCCCTCTGCGATCGAAACCTACGAACAGGTGTTGAACCTGGAACCTCAGAATGGAGTGGCTAAACGGCGTCTGGAGGCTCTCCAAAAACGCCTCGTTCCCTCCAGCTAG
- a CDS encoding transporter substrate-binding domain-containing protein gives MTLLSLLTIFPLIIRPAFTADLATIRQRQRLIVAVKDNLRPLGFRTSSGQLTGLEIDIARRLALEILGRDDAITLHPVLNRDRLPAVLEDRVDLVIARLTVTGPRARLVSFSTPYYIDGTGLITARHSIRHLKDLRNQPIAVLKNSTTIDTVRYFLPSAKLIGVDSYASALQLLQGGQAVAFAGDVTVLSGWAQEYSQYKILPTLLSAEPLCVVMPKGKQYDDLRRQVNGALDRWRKEGWLQERAEFWGLPVVVMQEGNSNLNVHR, from the coding sequence GTGACCTTGCTTTCTCTCCTGACCATCTTTCCCCTGATCATTCGTCCGGCGTTTACAGCTGACCTGGCCACGATCCGGCAACGGCAGCGCCTGATTGTAGCCGTGAAGGACAATCTTCGACCTCTGGGATTTAGAACGTCTTCCGGTCAGCTAACTGGCTTAGAGATTGATATTGCCCGTCGCTTGGCGCTGGAAATTTTGGGTCGGGACGATGCGATTACCCTGCACCCTGTTTTAAATCGCGATCGTCTACCGGCTGTGCTGGAGGATCGGGTCGATTTGGTTATTGCTCGGCTGACGGTTACCGGACCCCGAGCCCGCCTTGTCAGTTTTAGCACCCCCTACTACATTGATGGAACGGGCCTGATCACAGCTCGGCACTCGATTCGGCACCTGAAAGATTTAAGGAATCAGCCGATCGCTGTGCTGAAAAATTCCACGACTATCGATACAGTTCGGTATTTTCTGCCCTCGGCCAAATTGATTGGGGTAGACTCCTACGCTAGCGCTCTCCAACTGTTGCAAGGTGGGCAGGCTGTTGCCTTTGCTGGAGACGTCACGGTCCTGAGTGGTTGGGCTCAAGAGTATTCCCAATACAAAATTTTGCCAACATTGCTCTCAGCGGAACCCCTTTGCGTTGTCATGCCTAAGGGGAAGCAGTATGATGACCTGCGACGGCAAGTCAATGGAGCCCTCGATCGCTGGCGCAAAGAAGGTTGGCTGCAAGAACGGGCAGAATTCTGGGGGTTACCGGTCGTGGTGATGCAGGAGGGGAATTCAAACCTGAACGTTCACCGTTGA
- the rplT gene encoding 50S ribosomal protein L20 has protein sequence MTRVKRGNVARKRRDKILKLAQGFRGSHSTLFRTANQQVMKALRNAYRDRRKRKRDFRRLWITRINAAVRPYGMSYSKLIGNLKKVDVQINRKMLAQMAVLDPSGFSQVVQLAAQAK, from the coding sequence ATGACTCGTGTAAAGCGCGGTAATGTCGCTCGTAAGCGTCGCGACAAAATTCTCAAACTGGCTCAGGGTTTTCGTGGATCTCACTCTACCCTATTCCGAACTGCTAACCAGCAGGTGATGAAGGCATTGCGGAATGCCTATCGCGATCGTCGTAAGCGCAAGCGAGATTTTCGTCGCCTCTGGATTACCCGTATCAATGCCGCTGTTCGACCCTATGGGATGAGCTACAGCAAGCTGATCGGCAATCTCAAGAAAGTAGATGTGCAGATTAATCGTAAAATGCTGGCTCAGATGGCAGTGCTGGACCCATCTGGGTTCAGCCAGGTTGTGCAACTGGCTGCTCAGGCAAAGTGA
- the rpmI gene encoding 50S ribosomal protein L35 encodes MPKLKTRKAAAKRFRATGSGKILHRQTNRNHLLQHKGATRKNRLAHFALVNERDEENVRLMLPYL; translated from the coding sequence ATGCCTAAACTGAAGACTCGCAAGGCTGCCGCCAAGCGCTTTAGAGCGACTGGCAGTGGCAAGATCCTCCACCGTCAGACTAATCGGAATCACTTGTTGCAACACAAAGGTGCAACGCGCAAAAACCGTCTGGCCCATTTCGCTCTTGTGAATGAGCGGGATGAAGAAAATGTTCGTCTCATGCTTCCCTACTTGTAA
- the pgsA gene encoding CDP-diacylglycerol--glycerol-3-phosphate 3-phosphatidyltransferase — protein MNIPTWITVSRLAVVPFLLYVLHQPTSQQRWIALILFTIGASTDWLDGYLARQWNQVTDLGKFLDPLVDKLLVLAPLLALVELEQVPAWGVFLILARELGIAGWRVNPGKTITGANLWGKLKTVSQILAVSLLIAPLPELWQQPALIAFWVSVSLTLISGAIYLWPEKKSNSVAFKANSAVE, from the coding sequence ATGAATATTCCAACCTGGATTACTGTTTCTCGTCTGGCTGTCGTGCCTTTTCTGCTCTATGTGTTGCATCAGCCAACTTCACAGCAGCGTTGGATAGCCTTGATCCTGTTTACGATCGGAGCCAGCACAGATTGGTTAGATGGGTATCTGGCCCGTCAATGGAATCAGGTGACAGACCTGGGCAAGTTTCTAGATCCTTTAGTGGATAAATTGCTGGTGTTAGCTCCCCTACTGGCTTTGGTCGAATTGGAGCAGGTGCCTGCCTGGGGTGTCTTTTTGATTCTGGCCAGGGAACTGGGAATCGCAGGGTGGCGGGTTAATCCTGGCAAAACCATCACGGGGGCAAATCTCTGGGGGAAACTCAAGACAGTCAGTCAAATCCTGGCCGTCTCCCTTCTGATTGCGCCCTTACCTGAACTTTGGCAACAACCTGCCCTGATCGCCTTCTGGGTTTCGGTGAGCCTAACCCTAATTTCTGGAGCCATCTACCTCTGGCCTGAAAAAAAGTCTAATTCAGTTGCCTTCAAGGCGAATTCGGCAGTAGAATAA
- a CDS encoding sugar transferase yields MITTDITPTVIPISISTPVLTGLKFKSLASPANVHPSTVSKFKRLVDVVGALVGLTFTALIFIPLAIAVQLDNPGPVLYSQIRCGLKGRPFRIWKFRSMVVDADQLKHLVNNEAKGSIFKNRNDPRITRVGRFLRKTSLDELPQFWNVLMGDMSLVGTRPPTVDEVLRYKQHHWKRLDVKPGITGEWQVNGRSSVKDFEDIIRLDLLYQRKWSLAYDLSLILKTFWVVLKKEGAC; encoded by the coding sequence GTGATTACGACTGACATCACCCCAACCGTTATCCCTATCTCCATCTCAACTCCCGTGTTGACTGGCTTAAAGTTCAAGTCCCTGGCTTCCCCAGCCAATGTTCACCCTTCGACCGTCAGCAAATTTAAGCGGCTGGTCGATGTTGTGGGTGCCCTGGTTGGATTGACGTTTACTGCTCTGATCTTTATTCCCCTGGCCATCGCGGTTCAGCTCGATAATCCTGGACCGGTTCTGTATAGTCAGATTCGCTGTGGCCTGAAAGGTCGCCCCTTCCGGATCTGGAAATTTCGTTCCATGGTAGTAGATGCGGACCAGCTGAAGCATCTGGTTAATAACGAAGCTAAAGGCAGTATTTTTAAGAATCGCAATGACCCCAGGATCACCCGGGTTGGCCGTTTTCTGAGAAAAACCAGTCTGGATGAACTCCCCCAATTCTGGAATGTTCTCATGGGAGATATGAGCCTGGTGGGTACTCGTCCCCCGACTGTTGATGAAGTTCTACGCTACAAGCAGCATCACTGGAAGCGTCTCGATGTCAAGCCTGGCATCACTGGTGAATGGCAGGTTAACGGTCGGTCTTCTGTTAAGGATTTTGAGGATATTATCCGACTCGACCTGCTGTACCAGCGTAAGTGGTCCCTCGCTTATGACTTAAGTCTGATTCTGAAAACCTTTTGGGTGGTCTTAAAGAAAGAAGGAGCTTGCTAG
- a CDS encoding Crp/Fnr family transcriptional regulator, with amino-acid sequence MEDRFSTRESNPNNALIRSAPFFQGIPESAVEKATCHVVTRSHPPNQVILLENDWGTSVYFILDGWVKIRTYNLDGKEITLNILGKGELFGEMAPLDEVPRSTDVITVAQTVIGNMPAQDFVQLIHTEPLAGIRLAQLMARRLRQVNRRLRLRETDSTSRVADILLFLAEGQGRRTAEGVEIPNLPHRELSSLSGLARETVTRVLNKLEKKGLILRDRDTLCIPDVHAVERMLV; translated from the coding sequence ATGGAAGACCGATTCAGCACTCGTGAATCTAACCCTAACAATGCCCTAATTCGCTCTGCCCCGTTTTTTCAGGGTATTCCGGAGTCTGCTGTGGAGAAGGCCACCTGCCATGTGGTGACTCGCAGTCATCCTCCTAACCAGGTCATCTTACTGGAGAATGACTGGGGCACTTCCGTGTACTTTATTCTGGACGGTTGGGTCAAAATTCGAACCTATAATCTGGATGGTAAGGAGATCACACTTAATATTCTGGGAAAAGGGGAACTGTTTGGAGAGATGGCTCCTCTGGATGAAGTTCCCCGATCGACAGATGTGATTACTGTTGCCCAAACCGTGATTGGCAATATGCCAGCCCAGGACTTTGTTCAACTCATCCATACTGAACCCCTGGCCGGGATTCGACTGGCTCAGTTGATGGCCCGCCGCTTACGTCAGGTGAATCGCCGGTTGCGCCTGCGAGAGACCGACAGTACGTCTCGGGTTGCTGATATTCTGCTGTTTCTGGCTGAAGGCCAGGGCAGACGGACTGCGGAAGGTGTAGAAATCCCGAATCTGCCTCATCGGGAGTTGAGCAGTCTCAGTGGTCTGGCCCGCGAAACAGTCACCCGAGTTTTAAATAAGTTGGAGAAGAAGGGGCTGATTCTGCGCGATCGAGATACCCTCTGTATTCCAGATGTCCATGCGGTAGAACGGATGCTCGTATAA
- a CDS encoding DUF2232 domain-containing protein, with the protein MNDFIEDSSPVPLTARNKKTQPVVRGPLAMVETAFLSSTSSLIWLVNYYFPLGPLLRIFFPTPIALLYLRWGGRAAWMGTLVSGLLLAVLMGPLRSLLFVMPFGLMGIQLGAMWRRGSGWPLTIAVGTLIGSFGFFFRIWLVSLMLGDDLWLYLMMQITKLAEWLFVKLGLLIQPSLSIVQIIAIAMIILNNLIYVFVVHLVAWMLLDRLGNPIPKPPRWVEVLMDYEAD; encoded by the coding sequence ATGAATGACTTTATCGAAGACAGTTCTCCAGTCCCCCTTACAGCTAGAAACAAGAAAACCCAGCCAGTGGTCAGGGGTCCCCTGGCTATGGTAGAGACGGCCTTTCTGTCCAGTACTTCCAGCCTGATCTGGCTCGTTAACTATTACTTTCCCCTGGGGCCACTGTTGCGGATTTTCTTTCCGACACCGATCGCCCTGTTGTATCTGCGTTGGGGAGGACGAGCAGCCTGGATGGGTACCCTGGTTTCCGGCCTGCTGCTGGCAGTGTTGATGGGGCCACTGCGAAGCCTGCTTTTCGTCATGCCCTTTGGGCTGATGGGTATCCAACTGGGCGCGATGTGGCGACGGGGTTCTGGCTGGCCCTTAACAATTGCTGTAGGTACCCTGATTGGTAGTTTTGGGTTTTTCTTCCGGATCTGGCTGGTTTCCCTGATGCTGGGGGATGATCTGTGGCTCTATCTAATGATGCAGATTACCAAACTGGCTGAGTGGCTGTTTGTAAAACTAGGGCTTCTGATTCAGCCCAGCCTCTCGATCGTGCAAATCATCGCGATCGCAATGATCATCCTGAATAATCTAATCTATGTCTTTGTGGTTCATCTGGTTGCCTGGATGCTGCTGGATCGCCTCGGCAACCCCATTCCCAAACCACCCCGATGGGTCGAAGTGCTGATGGACTATGAGGCAGATTAG